A region of the Micromonospora sediminicola genome:
CCGAGGGGGCGGTGTTCGCGGCACAGAGCCAGGGCTCGCCGTGCCGGCAGTGCCAGCAGTCGCGGCAGGCGGGCGCCCAGTTCAGTACCACCGGCGTGCCGACCGCCAGCCGGGTCGCCGGACCCGCCTCGGCCACCACACCGGTCGCCTCGTGCCCCAGCACCAGCGGGTACGCCGGCGCCAGCGTGCCGTTCACCATGGCCAGGTCGGAGTGGCAGAGGCCGGCGGCGCGGATGCGGACCCGCAGCTCCCCCGGGCCGGGCGCGGGCAGGCGCACCTCCTCGACCGTCGGGGTCTCGCCCCGGCCACGCACGACCAGCGCCCTCACCGCTGGATCGCCTTCAGCTCGGTGAACTCCTCGACGCCGTAGCCGCCCAGCTCGCGGCCGAGGCCGGACTGCTTGTAGCCGCCGAACGGGGCGAGCGCGTTGAACGCGCCGCCGTTGACGTCCACCTGGCCGGTCCGCAGCCGCCGGGCCACGGCCAGCGCCGCGTCGGAGTCGGCGGACCAGACCGCGCCGGCCAGGCCGTACCGGGAGTTGTTGGCGATCGCGACCGCCTCGTCGGTGTCGGCGAACGGGATCACCGCGAGCACCGGCCCGAAGACCTCCTCCTGCGCCAACGCGCTGTCCGGGTGCACGTCGGCGAAGACGGTGGGCGCCACGAAGTGGCCCCGGGACGGCAACGGCGCGTCCGGGCCGCCGGCGACGAGCCGGGCGCCGTCGGCGAGCGCCCGGTCCACGTGCCCGCGTACCCGTTGGGCCTGGGCGGCGGAGACCAGCGGGCCGAGCCGGGTGGCCGGGTCGAACGGGTCGCCCAGCCGGTAGCCGGCCACGGCGGCCGCGACCAGGTCGAGCGCCTCGGCGTAACGCTCGCGGTGCACCAGCATCCGGGTCCAGGCGGTGCAGGTCTGCCCGGAGTTGAGCAGCGCGTTGCCCACGCCGACCTTGACCGCGGTGGGCAGGTCGGCGTCGGCCAGGATCACGTTCGCCGACTTGCCGCCCAGTTCCAGGGCGACCCGGGCGATCCGGTCGGCGGCGAGGTGCGCGATCCGCCGGCCGGTGGCGGTGGAGCCGGTGAACGAGACCAGGTCCACGTCGGGGTGCGCGGCGAGCGCCTCACCGACCACCGGGCCGGTGCCGGGCACCAGGTTGACCACCCCGGGCGGCAGGCCGGCCTCGGTCACCGCGTCGAGGAGCAGGTACGCGGTGAGCGGCGTCAGCTCGCTCGGCTTCAGCACCACGGTGCAGCCGGCGGCCAGCGCCGGGGCGACCTTGGCGACCACCTGGTGCAGCGGATAGTTCCACGGGGTGATCGCGCCGACCACGCCGACCGGCTCGCGGACGACGAGGGAGTTGCCGATGGTCTGCTCGGCCGGCGGGCGGGCGGCCAGGTCGACCAGGCCGCGCAGCACCGTCAGCGGCAGCCCGGCCTGCACCCGGGTGGCGAGCTTGAGCGGGGTGCCCAGTTCGAGGGCCACGGTGCGGGCGATCTCGTCGGCGCGGGCGGCGAGCGCGGCGTGCAGCCGGTCGAGGTGGGCGGCCCGGTCGGCGGGTGCCGTGGCGGCCCAGCCGGGGAAGGCGGCCCGGGCGGCGGCGACCGCACGGTCCACGTCGGCGGGGGTGCCGGCGGGAACCTGCCCGATGATCTCCCCGGTCGCCGGGTTCTCGACCGGGATCGTCCCGCCGTCCGCCGGGTCGACCCAGTCCCCGGCGAGGTGCAGATGGCGGCGGACCAGCAGGGCGGGGGGCGCATCGGCGAGATCCATGGCGTCCCTTCGGGGGCGGGAAACTAGCAGTGGGAGTTTTGACGCTACCCCGGACCGCTGCCGCGTTCCACCGGGGCCACCGTCCGGGCGTACTCGTCCGCGAGGCCGTGCAGCAACGCGTCCAGGCCGAGGGTGAAGGCACCCTCGTCGACGCTGCGCTGGTGGCCGCGCAGCCGGTGCGCCTGCGTGAGGTGCGGGTGCGCCGCGTACAACTCCGGGTCCTCCACGAACCCCCGCGCGAACGAGCCGAGCGCCGACCCGGCCACGAAGTAGCGCAGCGCGGCGCCGATGTGGGTGGCCCGGGCCGGCGGCCAGCCCGCCCGGACCAGCGCGCCGTAGACAGCGTCGGCCATGGCCAGCGCGGCCGGCCGGCGGCCCGGCCCCTGCGCCAGGTAGGGGACGATGTTCGGGTGCGCGGCCAGCGCCGCACGGTAGGACCGGGCCCAGCGGCGCAGCGCCTCGACCCAGTCGTACCGGTCGAAGACGCTCACGTCGACCGTGCCGGTGACGCTGTCCGCCACGGCGTCGAGGATCTCGTCCTTCGTGGCGAAGTGGTTGTAGAGCGAGGGGCCCTGCACACCGAGCGCGGCGGCCAGCCGGCGGGTGGAG
Encoded here:
- a CDS encoding aldehyde dehydrogenase family protein — protein: MDLADAPPALLVRRHLHLAGDWVDPADGGTIPVENPATGEIIGQVPAGTPADVDRAVAAARAAFPGWAATAPADRAAHLDRLHAALAARADEIARTVALELGTPLKLATRVQAGLPLTVLRGLVDLAARPPAEQTIGNSLVVREPVGVVGAITPWNYPLHQVVAKVAPALAAGCTVVLKPSELTPLTAYLLLDAVTEAGLPPGVVNLVPGTGPVVGEALAAHPDVDLVSFTGSTATGRRIAHLAADRIARVALELGGKSANVILADADLPTAVKVGVGNALLNSGQTCTAWTRMLVHRERYAEALDLVAAAVAGYRLGDPFDPATRLGPLVSAAQAQRVRGHVDRALADGARLVAGGPDAPLPSRGHFVAPTVFADVHPDSALAQEEVFGPVLAVIPFADTDEAVAIANNSRYGLAGAVWSADSDAALAVARRLRTGQVDVNGGAFNALAPFGGYKQSGLGRELGGYGVEEFTELKAIQR
- a CDS encoding TetR/AcrR family transcriptional regulator C-terminal domain-containing protein, whose protein sequence is MPRPRQALLNRDRIVETALVLIDADGLGALSTRRLAAALGVQGPSLYNHFATKDEILDAVADSVTGTVDVSVFDRYDWVEALRRWARSYRAALAAHPNIVPYLAQGPGRRPAALAMADAVYGALVRAGWPPARATHIGAALRYFVAGSALGSFARGFVEDPELYAAHPHLTQAHRLRGHQRSVDEGAFTLGLDALLHGLADEYARTVAPVERGSGPG